The segment AGGTTTGGGGCGCGGATTGGCAGGACCAGCTCACTGGGCAGCACTCCCCGATTGTGCTGGGAAAGGCTGTGGTTTTAAGGGACGGCTAGCAGGGAGCAAATACTCATAGGTGGTGTTGTGATTCCTTTTTCCAGGAAGACTACATCCCGTACCCCAGCATCGATGAGGTGGGTGCTGTGAAACACGCTGGGGCAATGCCTTTCCAGAAGTGCTGACAGAAGGGGAGTGTGCAGAGAGCCTGTTCCCAGCAGGAGCTGTACAAACCCCATTTCCTCTCACCTTGCTCCATCTCTGTGGCTGAGCTTTTCCTGGGCAGCACATGAGCCCTCTTcaaggggagggaagaggcactggagaggggcaggatcTGCCCTgcggtgcagggctgggggctgctgcgggaggGGCAGCCAGGGTGGGGGCAACGAGGCCACACGGCTGCACCCCGGCGCTGCCCAGCTTCCCCATTCCTCCCCAGATCCTTGAGAAGGGCAGCCCCTACCCACTGATCATCCTGCCTCAGTTTGGGGGATACTGGATCGAAGACCCGGAAAACCTTGGCACGCCCACCTCGTCCGACAGCAGCATctgcgaggaggaggaagaaaacctcagccccagcacctaCGGGTACAAGCTGGAGTGCAAAGGAGAGGCCAGAGCCTACAGGAAGCATTTTCTGGGGAAGGTAGGTGCCAGAGGCAGCAAGGAGGCAGCTGAAAAATGCTCCCACCCTgcccaggagaaaaaaagtaatcctACAGTTGTGAGCAAAATAGGCAAATTTTACAATTTGCCTTCTTGCAAGGAGAAGGGATGGCTGGTGTGCAGCAACGGCTACCGTGCCCAGACACCTGCAGGAGCCCGGGGGGGTGCATGGCAGTCTCCTGCTGTGTGCAAGGTGAGCCACCTTAACCTGCTTTCTCTATTTGTAGGACCATTTAAATTTTTACTGTACGGCCAGCAGCCTGGGAAATCTGATTCTTTCTATTAAGTGTGAGGAGGCAGATGGCACTGAATACTTAAGGATTATACTCAGGTATGGAGAAAAGAAGCACAGTGCTTAGcaaagtgttttctctttggAAGGCTCTTGCTTTGTTTCCGCTCTAAATACTGTAGGTGTGCTGGCAGCACACACGTGTCACCTGCGTGGAAGGGCTTGGGTTGGGTGGGAAGCCAGAGGCATCGTCCTGTGTTGTGACTGCCTGACTTCTGATAATGAACACAAGGCTTTGATATGCTGCTGAAACTGAGTGTGGAACTCTCCGTGACACTGGGTAATATCTGTCATATCTGTCACTGTCCTTCCTGTAATCTGACAAGGCCCAGGGTGGCTGAACTGTTGTCTCATTTCTCCTCCAAActatgaatattttaagatctgcagagattaaaagaaaaaatgagccTTTGCTTGTTAACCCAGCCCAGCAAGTCCAGCAGAACATCTCCCAGGGCCCGGCAGAGCCTCCTGCGGCGAGCACGCCACAGAGCCAGCCATGGCTGGCATGCGGGGAAGCTCCGGTGCATCTGGTATCGCAGGATCCTCCCGAGCATCcgttcatttctttttctttgccaggTCCAAAGTGAAGACATTGCATGAAAGGATCCCTCTGGCAGGATTTAGCAAGCTGCCTAGCATCCCACAGATTGCAAAGGTAACCGGCACGGGGTGCCTGCTGTGCGGACGTGGAGCGTTCGGCGAAGCCTGTGCCACTGGTGCTGGGCCTGTGGGGCCTGGGTTCTGCTGCTGGGGTGTGCTGCCGGCCCTGCCCCTGGCTCCTGCCTGATCCCGGGCAGGTGGCTGGGTGATTtcagggggaaggggaggaagaagcagcaccCGTGGGGAGACCTGCGAGCTGTCTTGCTACTTCTGCAGTTTGGCAGCCGACGGGCCACAGGGCATCCCAAAGCAGGGGGGATGCAGAGGGGGAGCTCCCACAGTCTGGTGCAGGGTTTGGCTCCCTGATGAGACACTTGCAGCCATTCCTTTGGATTTCCCAAGCCGGGCTGCCTGTGGCTGCCTGCTGGCAAGGCTCCAGGCAGGGTCCCAGCGCTCCTGCGGGGGCTGATGACACTTTTCCCTTGCTCTCAGGCCTTCTGCGATGATGCCTCCGGACTGAAGTTTAACCCAGTTCTGTATCCCAAGGTGAGGATCTTACCCAAGTTGGTTGCACATTCACCAAGGACAGGTAGGGTTAATTCTCCCTTTCTCCCATGACCCAGAAGCTCTGATACAGAGCATAGGCACTTGTACTGCATCTTCCTAGCTCTGTCCCTTTGAGAAAGTTCCCCTCAGTGCTTTGTATAGATGCAGGGTGTAAGATACTGTTTTTATCTGGGCTCAGCATTATAGGATCTGGGGTAGGACCTGCGTGCACCCACCATGGTCTTGTTTGGGAGCTGTCCTCCCAGGCATCACAGCACCTGCCCCAGGCCAtggagaaggagggaaaggctgtgaGGTGTGAAACAGCCTTGGTTTGATGCCTTAAGGTTGACTTGAAACCCAGAGAAAAGTGTTGAGCTTGTGCTTGAGAAgctgtgtgggaagggaagCCGCGATGGACGGTTGGCTCCGTGGCAGGACGCGGTGTTTTACCAGCACGGTGTTTTATCAGCAGTccctgcagggcacagcaggtTGTCCTTGCTGGTGACAGGGCCGGGACTAGCTTGTCCCCCCACTCCGGGATCGCTTGGCCTAGAGCGTGCTCTTGTGCTGCCACAGAAACCCATTATGGGGAAGTTATAGAGCAAATCCATCATTTTCAACTACCTTTTATGTGGCAGACTTTTTATGTGGCAGGCCCAGCAGTGTGTTACGAGGCAGTTTCACCGCCCTTTGATGTAGCCGAGATGAAGGCAATTCATTCATCCATTTTCATTACTCATGTTGCTACCAAACCATCACCTGGAAGTCTGAGAGCAGCCGCTGCCCACTTCAGGCTGACAGACGCCTCAGAGGCGTGCCCACACGGCAAGCACTGGTTCAGCAGAGCGGGGTTGCTGCCTGCTGCGGCCATGGCAGGGCCGGCGCTCATGGCGGCAGGGCCCCTGTGGTGGTCGCTGGTTTGGACCACTGAATGAAATTGTGGTTTGTTTCACTCCAGGCGTCCCAGATGATAGTGTCTTACGATGAACACGAAGTCAACAACACATTCAAGTTTGGTGTGATCTACCAGAAGTTCAGGCAGGTGAGTAATCCCCGCATCGTGCTCAAGGAGCATGTCCTGCGGCACCAGGGCTTCTTTGTCAGGAGACGTGTGGGACCCCTGAGCCTGAAATTTGGCCCTGTAGTTAATTTTGGCACGTGTGACACACCGCGTCACTGGTGTCCTTACGAATAATGCATTTCTTACTACTTGGATGTTTCCCTGACTCAAAATATGATGTggctgaagaaaaatcaatatgaaAATCAGCCTGCAAGCGGCTGTAGGGAAAAATGGatgtgaaaatgcattttagcaGCCGTGGTGTTTTAATCAGATGTATGTTTAGACAGTGAGACCGTTACATTTGTTTTGGAAGGCTGTAGGCTATGCAGACATGCGTTTgctgaaaatgctttcattagCCTAGGAACACTGGATGCGAAGCACGGAGACAGCTGAGTCTTATAATTTACCAAAGATTATTCTGACAGGCACCCTAATTATCCTtatatattgcattttattttggattgAGTAACTCATGGAAGACCATAATTACGGTCttgttgttttgaaatataCCACACAAAGGATGATTAAGACAGATTTTTCCAATGAAATATTAATCTGTGTTCCAGTATTACCCCTGCTTTATCGTCACGTCTCTTTCTTTTGGTCAGAAGTTGTTCTCAGCAGCTTTACTGCTGGAATTTCTTGGTGGCTGAAAGGGCTTTGAACCTTCCCACGCTGTGGCTTATGCTGCGCTGGCAGCTGGGAGGCACGTTCGGTGGTGCAGAGCGGGTGCTGAGCACGTTGTGGTGGTGCACAGCACGTTTGGTGGTGCAGAGCGGGTGCTGGCAGCGTGGGAGCGTCCCCAGCCCCTGGAGCCCTCTCGGTGTGGCTGCAGCCCGGCCCTGTCCTGCCTCGCTGGGAGGTGCAGGCTGCCGGGAGCGGCGCAGCCCTTTTGCGTTGGCTGCCCTCCTGAGATGGGCTCATGTGTCCCGTAGACCCAGGAGGAAGAGTTGTTTGGCAATAATGAGGAGAGCGCTGCCTTCAAGAACTTCTTGAATTTGTTGGGAGACACCATAACGCTGCAGGACTTTAAAGGGTAAgtaaaaagaatgattttataaataaatttaacagGACACCATATAGTATGTAAAGTACCTCTCATACGAGAACAGAAGTCATCTTATTCATGAGCAGCACAAAGAAGAAGCAAATATAGCCTtggcttgtttttcaaaattggcggagtttttcagaaaaattggAACTGCCAAGAGAGATCTTCCTTTCCTGCAGTTTGGAGGCGATATCTGGTGATACTCAGCTGTAAATGAGAGACTTCCATGGAAGCACACGCCGTGTTGAGCGCTGTGCCGCGGGGTCGGGTTCAGCAGAtttgggctgggagcagctgtaCGGTGCTCAGCCTCATGGCCGCTGCGGATGCCCACGGCTGGTGCCAGCTCTGAGCCCATCGCTGTTACCGCGTTGCCTGCCCTGAGCTCCAGACTGGTACCAGGATGCTCGGTTACAATATATGACACGTGATTTGTTCTTTCCCATTTGCTAGCTACTAGATAAAGATAAATGAGCTGGTTTGTTCTATCACCTTGTCCCTGACAACCGCCTGTAGGCTTTGGTAAGCtttcaattaatatttcttcatttctccctGACTTTCTCTTCGTTTCTAGTTTTCGAGGAGGCCTGGATGTCAGCCACGGGCAGACCGGGGCCGAGTCTGTGTACACCATGTTCAGGGACAGGGAGATCATGTTTCACGTCTCTACAAAGCTGCCTTTTACTGAAGGAGATACGCAGCAGGTAAGAGATGTACAGACGCCTTCCAGCAGTCATGTGCCAGTGCTACACCCAGCCGTGTGGGAGCTGTGATCTACCCAGTGCCAGAACCGCAGAAGTCCATGCTCCAGAGCACCCTGACCCCTGGTGAAGGCTGCGGCTGCCTGTGCTCCCGATTTGCAGGAGCCTGCACACACGACACTGAtgtggcagagctgcctgcttttACCAACCACGTTTTCCCTTTCCgctcagctgcagaggaagagacACATTGGCAATGACATTGTGGCAATTATCTTTCAAGAAGAGAACACGCCGTTCGTCCCAGACATGATTGCCTCCAATTTCTTGCACGCCTACATTGTTGTACAGGTGGAAAACCCCGAGACAGATAACACATCCTACAAGGTAGGGGGAATCTCAACTTGCACGTGTTGATGTTTGCTTTGGCCCCAGGCATGAGATGCTGCCCGTGGAGCTCTGCTCACTGTCACGGATGtctttgtttcctctgcagGCACTTCACGCCCAGCTCACTTGTATGTGTGTTGTTTGTATGTAACTGTGTAGTAGGACAGATTTAAATTCCAAATTTCACATTCACTTATGTGTGCTCAGTGATATATACATAACTGGAGTATGTATATATTGaatgtacatataaatatttgtgtgtatatatgtatgtactaTTACATAGCGTGTGTATACATACTCAAGTGcatgtataaaatatatgcacatGTAGTAGCATGCTCATTTATTAAGAATTTTGGACTTTTTACTAAGGATTTTTTGACTAAATACTTGAATAAACCTCAGGACAGCTCATGCCCTCCTAAACACAGCACTCAAGTGTGGGTAGCAAAAACCCTGCTCTCCCTCCGCTTTCCATCAGGAGGTCAGTAGAACATCATATTTCAAGCTGAAAGCACACCACTTAGGGccatgaatgaaaacaaaattcatagGAAGTAAATGTAAACAGCACTGTAGTCAGTCCTGCCCCGTCAGCTCTGGGTGCCACTGTCGGTGAGCGGGGGCAcctctgccaggctgggagcaTCGCCCGGGGCGCAGGGGCCGCACTGGGTGCTGCCCTCGTGCCCCTGCCCCACCGGCtcctcctggccctgcaggTCTCCGTCACAGCCCGCGAGGACGTCCCCTCCTTTGGCCCGCCACTGCCAAGCCCGCCGGTGTTTCAGAAGGTGAGACACGGGTCCGAAAGCGTGTGCCAAGTCACCAGGAATATATGTGTGTGCCCAGGATGCTTCAAAGCATGCCCTGTTGGGGGAAACGTGATTTGTGAGTTTTACACATTATTGGTAGGGAGGACCGTGGGTCTGTGGCAAGGCAGGAGGCTGTGCACGGTGCATCATCGTGCAGCATCACCCCTGCAGGGTGGCAGCTGCGGCTCCCCGGGGCACTGCTCGTTGTCGCGTCCGTAGGGTTATGCTACCAGAATTGCCAGGAGCAGTACGATGGCTGGTATTCAGCCTTGCCTCTCTTGCTCCCCCAGAGCCCCGAGTTCAGGGAGTTCCTGCTGACCAAGCTCATCAATGCTGAGAACGCCTGCTGCAAGTCAGACAAGTTTGCAAAGCTGGAGGTAACGCTCACTGCCTTCTGCCTCGTGCCACCCCAAACTGCCCTATAGCACCCTGCAACACCCCGTACCACCCCGAACCACCCCCTACCACCCCGCGGTGCTCTGTGCGAGGGCTGGGAGGTGTGCGGCAGGGTGCAGAGGGCTCTCCATTTCTCCTCCCAAACTGCTCTTCCTGGCACTGAGCCAGGCCAGCACTCGCCAGCAGCGCAAGCAGGCGGGCGTCCTCGCGCCCGAGGCCGGTCCCCGGCTGAGCCGGCTGTCACTCCCCAGGACCGAACGCGTGCCGCCTTGCTGGACAACCTGCACGACGAGCTCCACGGGCACACCCAGAccatgctggggctggggcccgAGGAGGACAAACTGGAGAATGGAGGGCATGGAGGCTTTCTGGAATCATTCAAGGTAAGCCCCAGTCCCTAGCCAAAAGCAAGGTTAAAACGTGCCGGGGGTGGGCAAAACATCTTCGGGGCTGAGCACCGGGCGTGCTGCGCTGCGGGTGGGCGGCTGGTGGGAGGCAGCTGGTGTCAAGCACAACAGGAGCTGCAGTGAGAGGTGCTGGGTGTCGAGGGAGGGAAGGTGCTGCCATGCCAGGGTGAAGGTGTAGGATGGGTGTAAGTGGGGACAGCAGAAGAGTGAActgggaaaaaggagaagaaagaaatgaacgACCTGGAGGAAATTCTGGGTGACCGTTCCAGGTACGGACACCGATCTGTGAGTTAGCAGGGAACAGCCCTGGTAAAGGAGGGAAGGCTTTTGGACAATGTCCCTGGGCAGCAGCCATGGCCAGAAGCCTCTTGCAAGGGCTTCTGTAAGATAGTGATGGGGAGTCGCTGGGAAGGACTTGCCCCCTGAACCGGCTGTGTACAGGGGGTGATGCATGGAGCGCCCGGCTGGggctccccatccccatggtGGGTGACGCCTATGCCCTGGCTCTGGGCACACATCTCCTCCGCACCTCTCCCTGTCCCGCTCCAGGTGGCTTTGGCCACAGCTGTGGCAGGGATGGCCGCTGGTGCCGTGGTGTCCCTTGCTGCAGTGGGCAGGGAGGATTGCACAGGTGCAGTGCTGGAGACAACTCCTGGAGCTGTGCTATAGGCACAGCTTTCTCTTTATCATAGAGAAAGAGGCACTTGAATGAGGTGAACCTCACCGTACCGCAGGCAGCTGTGGAGGTGGGATGAGCAGTGCTGAGGGGTTTTTTCTGGTCCCTCACTGAGGAGGGGGGTGGAGGCTCAGCTGTGTCCCGTGTAGGTACGAGATGGGCTGCAGAACCAGGGGTACCATGCAGTCGTCTGTCACAGCATACTTCCCAGTCTGAGACATCGATGTTAAATGATTGTTTTCTCATACACCTTTGTGTATGAGAAGGTGCACTTTGCTTTCTTGGCATTTCAGGGTGTCCTGGGGCGTGTGGTGCATCCAGCTTCTGGAGCTGGCTTGTGCTTGCCCTGCCACCTCGGGACCGCACTGCTGGGCTGCTTGCTAGCTTACCTCCTGCGCAGTTTGTTCCTGGAGTAAACATGGGGCAGGGAAGTGGCAAGCAcggagggctgggagcagggcaagACGAGATCTGCTCCATTTCTGTTTGCCCGTTGCACCACATCGGTGAGCCAGCCCTTGGCCTGCTCCCTCCTGGCCTCTCCGTGGGCACCGTGGCTCTCGGAGTGCTGGCCCTCGGGGACATGCCGTACACGAAGCGGTGCCGGGGCGAGGGGCTGTGCCGGGCGGCAGGTGGGTGCTGGGAGCACCACAGGGCTCTGTGGCTTCAGCAGTGCCAAGAAGGGACCTTCCTCCCTGCATGTCGTGGGCAGCCAGGGCGGCTGGCAGCAGAACGACCTGCTGCTTTCACTTGCAGAGACTGACAAATTTTGTATGAGTTGCTGATCCTAATAAATCCGGTCTGATGGACGCTTGCTTGCAGTTCGTTACTcgaggggcaggaggggctgagcgcggggctgctggggacaccgTGGTCCCTGTGCaagctgggctctgcagggtgCAGCAGAGTTCAGTACCTGTGGGGTTTTACAACTGGCTGAAGCTGGCAGCAAAGCGGTGCCCGTGCACCATGGGATGCAGTGCTGGATGCCTTCAGAAATATGCCCCTTGCTGGCTAGTTCCCTCTGACATCTCTTTACCTTGAGCTGTCATTGAATGGGTTGGAGAAGAATGTAGCCATGGCATGGTAGATAGCacagcagaaattcagaagGTAATAGCTGCAATGTAATTGGCACACTGGTATCATAGTCCAGTTTGGTCTCCAGTTACTATGGTGActacagtaattaaaataagtgtatagatttttttttaacttgtgcATTTCACTGTTGCTTTTCATAGTGTGTGCCAGACTTTCAAAAGATCTCGTGGTCTTATTTGTAAGTGCTCAGGACAACAACTGAgagaaggctttaaaaatagctcAGGTCCTGTTTAAGCATCCAAAATGAGTGTTCAGATTTACAAAAGGTCTCTGCCTCCAGTATGCGCAGCTCTGGTTACCACAGTTTTGAGTCAAAACACATTAAAGTTGTCCTCATTCCCTGCTTGTGCAATTCATGCTCACAGAGCCGTGCCTTTGGTCCTTTTTCTGGCGGACTTGGAACACTACACATCCCTTTGTGTTCACACCAAGCACAGCACCACTCTGGTCTCTGTCAGCGGATTGGAGCCAGCACCTGGTCTGGAGAGAGCAAGGGCACCAGACCTTGTCCTGGGAACTTCTTCCTGATAACCAGCCTACACCAAAATCGGCACAGATGTCTCAGGCCTGCTGGGAGAAGGCTGTGGTTTGCTGAATAGCATGGTGCCAAAGGCTGCATGGGAATCATCATGCAGCCAGCCTCCCAGCTTTGAGAGTGGGTTAAAAAGCATGTCTGGAGAAAGCATGTCTGGAGAAAGCATgtctggagctgcagggagcaaggAGCGCAGAAAGGGCACTGCTGGGTCTGGAGGGATgaaggctgaggagcagccacaggctgcagctgctggcagctgccacaGGGACACGGCTCAGCTCTCCTCCATGACCACTGCAGAGACAAGCGGGCCAAATGAGCAGCAGAAGCACTTTGGGCGGGATGTGTTTATCAAGCATAAGCGTGCTGAAGACCAGGAACACTTGTGCTGATGAGGATGTGAAGCCTCCACCGCTGTGATGTTTAGGGGCTGGTAGACGGACCTGtcagcagtgcaggcagcagggagggctgggggctccttgCAGACCCTTCTGCTCCGAATCcagggagaggtgctggggtgtGCACCCGAATGCAGCTGtacagctgggctgcagctgccgTTCCTCGGGGAGTTTTGGAAGGTTGTGCACACGTGGGGCAGGAGCCAGGGCTCCGGGGCTTGTCCTGGCCCTGCCGCCGCACTCAGCCCTGGCACCCCGTGACTGCGGGATGAACCCCACCGCGGTGCCCGCACAGCTCCTGCCGCTGCCGGAGCAGCCGCTGCTGGCACGTGGCAGCACTGCGGGCAGTGCTGGCACTGCGGGGTGAAGCAGAAGGCAGGCTGCATGCCGGTGTGcctctgctggggcagggcctggggctggggaggctttgggctgcagcaggtcccCATGTGGTGGTGACCCGCTGTCCCCTGTCCCTCGCGGCCACAGAGAGCCATCCGGGTGCGCAGCCACTCCATGGAGACGATGGTGGGCAGCCAAAAGAAGCACCACGGCAGTGGCATCCCGGGCAGCCTGAGTGGGGGCATCGCGCACAACAGCGGCGAGGTGACCAAGACCACCTTCTCGGTGAGCATGGCCGCGTGGCCCTACGTCCTGCTGTCCCTCTGTCtgtccatccctccctccctgtcccAGCAGGGCGCTGCACCCTGCTGGTGTCGTGTGGCAGTCGCCTGAGCAGGCAGAGAACAAAAGGGCAAGGAGAGGATCTGGGCACAGCATGCGTTTGTGTGTGTTGTTCAAATCAGGTTTGTTTTGTGGAAGAACCAGAAGATTGGCTTCCTGTTATTTTTTAGCCCCAAAGTACATAGAAGATGTAAAAGAAATTCTGGTATTACACATTTTCTAGATGTGCAGGCTGAGAATTGTGAGCAGCATAATTCCTAGTAGGATGTTTGGGCTCTGGAGTTCCCAGGACGGAGCTCTGCTCCCTGAACGTGGgctgtttccttctttcagcCCCCCGTTCCAGCAGCCACAGCCAAGAACCAGTCAAGGAGTCCCATCAAGCGCCGGTCGGGGCTGTTCCCCCGCCTGCACACGGGGTCTGAGAGCCAGTCGGAGAGCAGGACAAGGTGGTAAGTTCGACATTGTCCTAGTTGCTGAGGTCAGAAATGCCCAGTACGTGTTAAACATTGCAGGAGCTGTTGGCTGGTGCTGGAGGTCTTGCAGTGTGTCTGGGGTGTTGTAACCCCCCTTTTCCACACCAGCCAGCCACAAGGGCTTCTTCTGCCGTGTTCAAAGCTATGGTGTCATGGAtgccttctttctgctttatatCAAAGCAGTGGTATCCAAAGAGCATCTGTTACTCTTACAGCTTAGCATTTGGTGCTAGGAATATAATTTGACCATCCATTTTAAGTCTCTTGTGTAACTCACGCAGCCTGTTTTTTTGTGCCCTCAGTGACAGTGTTTCCGGAGCCCAGAAGACACCAGATGTGGGACATTCATCACAAGAGATGAAATCTGAAACCTCATccaaccccagctcccctgAAATATGCCCCAACAAAGACAGGTGAGCAGAACAGAGCTCAGTCCTCCTCTGAGCTCAAATTCCTGCAAGCCCCTGTGTAGCTAACAGCCATCAGGGACTGTTGAACAAAATCTTCAGGTCTTAGTATAAATAAGTTTGATATTAAGGgataaaaaaaagattctggTGATTCATGCACACAGCTCCTTTATGGTCTGAAAATAGccatctttaaaaaagaacagcagcaaggaaCGGTATTTGACAGGAGTTGTCCAAAACCAGGCACGGGAGCAGGCACATGGTGTGGAGTTAGCCAGGCCCTCGTGTTTCTGCTGGTGACACTGGCCAGCTGCTTTGTCCCACCGTCTGGGGGGTTTGCTCTTAGCAGCACCCCGAGCAGCTGGTCCCTGCGGTGCCCACGAGGcgctcagctctgcctgcagcagccatgTCATTTCCTTCCGCATCGCTTTGTCTCCTAGGCCATTCATCAAGCTGAAGGAGAATGGGAGGTCAAACATCTCGCGCTCCTCCTCGAGCaccagcagcttcagcagcacGGCGGGGGAGAGCGAGACGCTGGAGGAGTACGACAGCGTGGTAGGCACCAGCCCCTGcgcctcctgctcctgggctcACACAGCCGGAGCTCTGCGGGTTCCTCGGCAGCCCTGGGTCCCTGGGTGctgcctggcagggcaggaggctggcgTGCAGGAGGTCTGCTCCGGAGCACAAGCCTTCCTGGGGGCTCTCTGATGAGCACGGCTGTAACGAGACGTGAGCAGAGCCCTGGGACAAAAGCTtgctgcaggagatggagcTGTGCCTCGCTCTCTCCCATGCAGGGAAGCCAGCCATCCACGGCATCGCCCTTCAAGCAGGACGTGTTTGTCTACAGCGCATCGCCTGGCAGCGAGAGCCCGAGCATGGGGGCCGCGGCCACCCCAGTCATCATGAGCAGGAGCCCCACAGGTGGGTGTGGGGGCCATCCCCCCGGGTGGGGAGGCAGCCCCAGAATCGCAGCGGCTgccgggcaggggcagcaggagcgGCTGCGGGACACCGAGGGGTGGCTGAGCACCCcaaggctgcagcctggcccGGTATGCCAGGGGACATGgctgtggtgctggtgctgtgcttcCATGGGGAGTTCGCTTCCCTGCTAAGTCAGAGGTGGCTTCTGCGGTGGCTCTGTTTACTCCGCTCCCTCCTGACAGACATTTGCAGTAGTCTTGGAAACTCGCTGTCTCCAAGGAATGAGCTGTGACTcacaaattatttaataaacGAACAGCATTCCTTGGGCCTGGCTCTATTGCCCCTGCTGCTAACTTAACTCTGCACTAATTCCATCCATTTTAGTCAGACAATTAGCAAAGTGAGGCACAGGTCGACATGAGCAAAATCAGGCCCTTTGTTAGTGCAGCGCGGCGGTGACGACACCGCTCTGCTCCGGGAGCCCTGGGGTGTCTGCAGCGTCTCGTCTGCTCCTCGCCTGTGCATCACAACCCTTTAATTTCCCCCTGCACTGTGGTCCTGCCGGAAGGAACCACGATTCAAAGGAAAACGCACATCATGAACTTAGGAGCTCTTTGCGAAATAGACAGAGCTGCAAATCCACTGTTAACAGCTCTGTAACTGGGAACAGCTCAGGAGAAAAACTAAGCTGGAAAATGCAGTCtggcttgcttgctttttgtatCCCAGCACCCCACAAGTCCTCCTCCTTATTTTATTAGCGAATTTCTGAATGGGTAAAACAGCCTCTTTTAATGcttaaagtgtttattttgcatttttcctgccAAGAGCATTGAAATCCACCCATACTTATATGGATCAGTCATTTGTTGTAGCCTTTTCAGTGG is part of the Cygnus atratus isolate AKBS03 ecotype Queensland, Australia chromosome 20, CAtr_DNAZoo_HiC_assembly, whole genome shotgun sequence genome and harbors:
- the RAP1GAP2 gene encoding rap1 GTPase-activating protein 2 — translated: MASGKAAGERRWELVRWYVREGRFRIEERTLTAFQWLYSPQQHRIVSRADLGSPSRIDKTMLASLKMKKQELLNSSDVTLPDRPLSPPLTAPPTMKSAEFFEMLEKMQAPKLEEQRTGSQKHKEDYIPYPSIDEILEKGSPYPLIILPQFGGYWIEDPENLGTPTSSDSSICEEEEENLSPSTYGYKLECKGEARAYRKHFLGKDHLNFYCTASSLGNLILSIKCEEADGTEYLRIILRSKVKTLHERIPLAGFSKLPSIPQIAKAFCDDASGLKFNPVLYPKASQMIVSYDEHEVNNTFKFGVIYQKFRQTQEEELFGNNEESAAFKNFLNLLGDTITLQDFKGFRGGLDVSHGQTGAESVYTMFRDREIMFHVSTKLPFTEGDTQQLQRKRHIGNDIVAIIFQEENTPFVPDMIASNFLHAYIVVQVENPETDNTSYKVSVTAREDVPSFGPPLPSPPVFQKSPEFREFLLTKLINAENACCKSDKFAKLEDRTRAALLDNLHDELHGHTQTMLGLGPEEDKLENGGHGGFLESFKRAIRVRSHSMETMVGSQKKHHGSGIPGSLSGGIAHNSGEVTKTTFSPPVPAATAKNQSRSPIKRRSGLFPRLHTGSESQSESRTRCDSVSGAQKTPDVGHSSQEMKSETSSNPSSPEICPNKDRPFIKLKENGRSNISRSSSSTSSFSSTAGESETLEEYDSVGSQPSTASPFKQDVFVYSASPGSESPSMGAAATPVIMSRSPTDIKNRNSPRSNLKFRFDKLSHGSSSTSH